The following nucleotide sequence is from Fibrobacter succinogenes.
GCGGAACTGCCCGAATTCGTTGCCCATGAAGTTGAGTTTTTTGCCCGGATGTGCGTACTGGAAGGCGTAGGTGAGGCGGAGATTTGCGAACTTCTGCCAGTTGTCGCCAGGCATCTTGCCGAGCATGCTGCCCTTGCCGTGCACCACTTCGTCGTGGCTGAAAACTTGTATGAAGTTTTCGCTGTAGGCGTACACCATACTGAACGTGAGCTGGTTGTGGTGGTACTTGCGGTGGATCGGTTCGTGCTGGATGTAGCTGAGGAAATCGTTCATCCAGCCCATGTTCCATTTGTAATGGAAGCCGAGGCCGCCCTGCTCAGGCGGGCGCGTGATGCTCGGGAAGCTTGTGGATTCTTCAGCAATCAAGATTGCATGCGGAGTCAAGCGGCCCATGATGCTGTTCAAGTGCTTCAGGAATTCCAGCGTGTCGTAGTTGATGTTGCCGCCATCCTTGTTCGGAACCCATTCTCCCGGACCTTTACCGTAGTCGAGATAGAGCATGGAGGCTACAGCGTCCACGCGGAGACCGTCGCAGTGGAATTCCTTGAGCCAGTACATGGCGTTTGCAATGAGGAAGTTCTTGACTTCGTTACGGCCGAGGTTAAAGATGTATGTACCCCAATGCGGGTGTTCGCCCTGACGCGGGTCGGCGTGCTCATAGCAGGCGGTGCCGTCGAAACGTCCGAGTGCGTGTGCGTCCTTCGGGAAGTGTGCCGGCACCCAGTCGAGAATCACGCCGATTTCGTTCTGGTGGCAAAGGTCCACAAAGTGACGGAACTGGTCCGGTGTACCGTAACGGCTGGTGGGCGAGTAGTACCCCGTCACCTGGTAGCCCCACGATTCGTCGAGCGGGTGTTCTGCAATCGGCAAAAATTCAACGTGGGTGTAACCCATTTCCTTGAGGTAAGGAATCAAGCGTTCCGAAAGTTCGTCCCAGTTGAGGAAACGGTCCGGATTCGCCGGGTCGCGGCGCCAAGAGCCAGCATGGACTTCGTAAATGTTCATCGGCGAACCGAAGACCTTTGTCGCCCAGTGTGTCTTCATGTAAAGATCATCGCCCCATTCGTAACCGTCGAGGTGGGTCGTGATGGATGCTGTTGCCGGGCGGACTTCGGCGAGCTTTGCAAGCGGGTCCACCTTGACATGCAAGTTGCCGTCTGCTCCGTGAATTTCGAAACGGTAGAGTTCGCCTTCGCCGAGGTTCGGAATGAAGATTTCCCAGATACCGCTAGAGCCGAGCATGCGCATTTGGTGACGGCGTCCGTCCCAGCTGTTGAAATTGCCAACGACAGAAACGGCTTGTGCGTTCGGAGCCCATACGGCAAAATGGATGCCCTTGAATCCTTGATGTTCAACGATGTTGGCGCCGAGCTTGCGATAGAGTTCGTAATGCGTGCCGGTTGCAATCAAGTGGCGGTCAAATTCGGAGAGGACCGGAAGGAATGCGTAAGGATCCACCAAGGTGTATTCGTTGCCGTCGTCTTGTTTGATAATCAACTTGTAGAAGAACGGTTCGAATTCCATATCGAGGATTGCTTCGAAAAAGCCCGTGTTGCCGAGTTTGACAAAGTCGAATTCTTCGGTTCCATCGCAAGATTCGCCGCGAACGAAGCTCGCTTGTGGCTGGTAGGTGCGGATGACTGTCTTTATTCCTCGGTCTGTTTCGAGGGGGTGTATGCCTAAAATTGAAAAGGGGTCTTTTGTCTTGAAATCCCAGATAGCCTGCATGTTTTCTGCGGTCAGGCTGGTAAAATCATTCAATTCCATAAATCTTCTCACTTAGTGTTTTAGTGAAAAGAAAAATAAAATAAAAAGACATAAAATGTGGAATGTTGCGAAAAAAACTATAAGAATTTGATACTGGTCAATGGTCGATGCTCTTTAGTCAATATTCAATGGTTGTTTGAACTTGGAATAATACGTCGTTCCTCTTTGATGCATGACTTTTGCGGTTATCCAATACGAACGCAATCGTTCGTGCAGTCTAACCTTGTTTGTCATTCTCCGTTAGGAGAATCCATAATTTCTTGTTTTATGGATCCTTGCCTTCGCGGGGCTCATCTTTGCTCTGCCCACAGCATTCTGCCAACTAGCTACTTTCTACAGTCTTTACTACATTTGCCCACAACAGGAGGTCCCGAATGGCTGTAGCTATGGAAGAAAATGCGAATCCGGTGAAGTTTGAAAAACTCTTCAAGGTAACGCCCGAGATGATTGACGAAAACAAGCACATGAACAATGTGTGGGCGGTGCAATGGGTTCAGGATATTTCGATTGCTCATTCCGATTCTGTCGGAGCAACAGATTTGATGTACCAGTTAGGATGTGCTTGGATGATCCACACGCAGTTTGTGGAATACAAGAACCAGGCTTTCTTGGGTGATGAAATCCGTGGAACAACGTGGGTGGCAAGTTACAGCAAGGTGATGAGTGTTCGCAAGTGCCGCTTTGAACGTGTTTCCGATGGCAAGGTTGTCTTTGAATCCGAAACGCAGTGGGTCTTGATGGATCCAAATAGGGGACGGCCTTTCGCCATCCCGCAAGAAATCAAGGACCGTTTCCAGATCAAGTAATTAGAAGCCTATGCTCGCTTGAACCATGTAGATTCGGTTTTCGTCCTGACCGGTGTAGTAGCCGCGTTCTTCGCCCCAAGTTGCTGCTTCAACCGAGAAGAATCGCAGGAGCTCAATTCCGATACCGGCAGACGGATAACCGCCTCTAAAACCGCCTGCAAGACGCAAGACGAGAAAGCGGATTTCGTTGTTGAGGCCCGGGAAGGCGGCGATGTTCTGTTCTATTTCAAAACCGAAGTTCAGGTGCGTAAAGAACTTGTAGTTGCGTTCGTTATTGAACATATCGGCAAAGTCAACAGCCACGTTGAACTTGCGTCCGAAACCTGAGTTGCTGTTCATGAATTTCGGGCTGTAGTTTGCGCCAATCGTAAAGTTTGGAATGAGCGTTTCATCGGCGAGTGACTTGAAGTAGATGTCGCGGAGCGATGCTCCGAAACGTATTTCGCGGTTGAACTGGTAGAGTACGCCCAGGTCTATGCCAAACGAGAATGTCTTCGAATCAAAGAAATCGTCCGTGCCATCGCCTAGCTGTTCTTTAAGGGTATCTGCAATAGTATTATAGTTGGCAAGGCCGATTGTAACCATGTTAGTCTTGTGACGCTTGACGATTTTTCCTCCCAAACCGACAGAAAGTTGATTTGGAATGATTTCGTAAGCACCTCCCATTTGGGCGACTGCATCAATAATGAATGTATCGACGACAACATAGGGGAGGATGAGACCTGCATCGATGTATGGCGCTACGCTTCCGTTCATCCAGAAGGCTGCTCCGAAGTTGTGGAACGCCAATTCTGCATCAAACTTCACTCTAGCTTCCAACGCCTTGTGGTCGTACGAGTTGATTGTCTTGATGTACTTCGGATTTTTGACAAGTGAATCGAGAATGGCGCTTGTCGTGCTTGAAATTTGAGGATGGTTGAATGTTATTGTATTGGCGTCTTTTTGGGCGTCTCGGAATAAGTCCTGAAGATCCTTGACATCGCCATACGTCGAAAGGAATGCAAAAATGTCGCCTGCACCACCAAACGTAACGCGTGCATCGCCAATCCAGTTGCGAGGGTAATAACCTTGTTCCGGGCGCTTGTCATAGTTGCCGAGTCTGTTAATTTGGGTCAGGCCTGCATAGTTGTAATGGAGGGCTTCTTTGTCATCGACTACTGCAACATGGGCTCCACCCATGGATTCTGCACGGAGCGAAAAATGTGTTGGAGATTTTGCTGTAGCTATTCCAAAAGCGCAAGCGATAAGTACAAGTATTGTTAGTTTATTCATTCTGCGTTCCTCCCATTGAACCATTGGAGGAATTGTTCTTCGCTGTAGTACTTCCAGCAACCACCGACCATTCTTATGCGTTTTTGCAAGTTGTACTTGATGTTGTTCACATCGGTATCGTGACGAATGAGTTCTTTGTTCCTGATTTTTTCGTCAAGGTCGCTGCCTGGGAAAAATAAGTCAATAGCGAATTTGAGCAAGTGGTTGTTTTTCTCGTCGCGAACATTCGGGTCGCGATAAACGAAATGCCATTCCGCTTCGTCCAAGGGTTGCCAAGTTGCTTCGGGAATGGAACGGTCTTCTGGTCCGAAAACTCCGTTCATGTTGATATCGACGGCTTGGTAGCTTCCGATAAACTTAAGCGAATCAACTTGAGCTTTGGTGAGGTCGTATGTTTTTGGATCCATTCCCTGTGCGATGAGTTCGGCGTAGTTTCGCGGCTTTCTCATCAAGACTACGGTGCGGTAGTCGCGAGCGTCTTCATCGACTTCTCCGTCACCGTCGTTATCGTAATTGTCAACAATTTCTTCGTCAACGCAACCGTCGCCATCGTCATCGATGTGGTTGCCGAATTTGAAGAACACGTCGTTACGGTCTTCACCAACGGTTTGGGCTCTTTCGTTCAGTTCTATGACTGTGTTTGCAAGCCCCACAGAAAGGTCTGCGTAATCTTCATCATCGAAATCATCACGTGTGGAGTCTGGCAAATAGGCCTTGATAATTTCGGAGGCTGTTTCCGGTGACGATTTAATGGCTTCTGCGGCTGCGGCTATATCGTTGAGGAATGGCTTTAGGCTATCGCCAAGTTCGTTCAGCGCATTGAGGTTCACCATCATGCCTGAATTGTCTGCCGAGATTACTGATGTAAGCTGCGTATGCATTCCCCTGATGCGAATTGCCGCCTTGGAAAGTTGGAGAATCGTGTAGCTATCGGCAATGTCTTTGAATTGGATTTTTTTATCGGTTTTATCCGTTGTGTCAAGAATGATGAACTTGTTGAGAAAAATCATGACGGAATCGATTCCTTTCGAAATGGAATCTGCTTTTTCATCGCTCATATCGATGAATCCGTTGGAGCTCTTGCCGTTCTTTTCAGTCCTTTGTGCGTAAGAAGCGAGCTCGAATACATTAAGCCCTTCTTGCATTTTTAGGACGGATTTACTGAGGCCAACCCACGCTTCGGAATTGCCTGAGTCCGCCCGGATGGCTTTGTTAAAATATTTGCGTGCGGCATCGTAGTTTGAGTTTTGGTATTCCAAGTAGCCATCGAGAGTAAGTGCTTCTGTGTCGTTGTTGTCGGCGTCGCGGCTACCGGTTGGGTGGAACAGATTACAGCCAGCAAAGCCTAAAGACAAAGCGAGAGCAGCAAGCCACATCCATTTGCCATGCGAAGATTTTCTCATACTGCCATTCCTGAAGAATATTTTTCTATTACTCCATACATTAAAATAACATCATTCTTTTGAAAATGAATATCTTGCTTTTTTTTATTGTCGCTTTTTACGGTATTCTCGTAAAAAAATATATTTGCGCTCGATGAATGCTTATAAAGAGTATTTTCCGACCAAGGCTTACCGCATTGCAGAAATGCGTCTTTCCTCCCTGCTCAGGGTTGAGAGGGATCGTCTAGATTCTATTGCTGCGGCGTTGGGGCGTGAGTCGGCTATTGGTCCCGACAACTTGCGGGAACAGTTGCCCGAAATACTCAAGTTCACTGAGGCATATCATGCAGCCTATGACCAATATCTAAAGGCTGTACTTGTCCAGCAACCTCGCCCTATCCAGTGCAGGCCTGCATGCGGAAATTGTTGCCACCACTACCCGATGTCGGTGGAACCTTTTGAACTGATTTTCATGTACAGCGAACTGCGCAAGAGGGACGACCTCTTGTCTTTGATGGAATCGTGCCAAATGCGTTCGGACAAGTTCGAGTCGCTTTTTGAATCGCGCAAGAGCGAAGGGCTTTCTGAAGATGACGCCGAAGACAAGGCGCTCCACGATTATTTCTCGTGGTGGAAATCTTGCCCGTTCTCCGATGGCAAGGGCGATTGCTCGGTCTACCCGTTGCGGACGGTTTCTTGTCGTATGTACTTTAGCGAAACGGACCCCGCTTATTGCACGCCGGATATGCTCCAGACCGAAAAAAACGATAGCTATATAGTTTATATGCCAGATGTCGTCGAGGATGCCGTTTACGGGATCTCGGAACATTATGCAGCGCTCGATTTGCCGGAGAGTTTTTTTGGCGGACTCCTGGCGCTGAATGGCTATGAAGGAGTCTTGGGCGCGTGAATCTGAATGATGGACAATTGGACTTGTTCGGATTTGTCCCGGCAGAAACTTTGCCCGAAGTCAAGCCTCCGTCGCCGGACTGCTCCCAGAATGGGCTTGTACACTTTAAGTACAATCCGTTGATGAAAAAAAGCATCCGCTGTAAAGGCGGGTTCTTGTTCGGGCACCCGGAAGTTTTGCTGCCCGCTTATATGAAGGCACCTGAGTTTGCGGCTGCTCGTGAACTCGCTGCTGAATGGGCCGAACATGCGGTGCGCCGCAAAACGCAAAAGAACAAGGCTGCCATCAAGGATTTGGTAAGCCGTTTTTGGCAGGCGGTCGATCAGATTTTTTCAGATAAAGGCGAAGCGCCTCTTGCAAGCAAAGGTCGTTTGCCGCCGATCCGTCCGCAAGGTGTGCATCACAATTTGACCGATGTGCTTGCTGCAATCAACAACACCTATTTTGACGGAACGCTCACGTGCCGTATCACTTGGAGCAACCGCGTGGGCGGACTCAGTTTCCACTCTGTACGCAAGGATCCGGTGACGGGCGAGGATTTTCACCTTATTAGCATTAGCCGTGGGTACGACGCTGCGAATTGTCCTTTGTATGCAATTGCAGGTGTCGTTTATCATGAATGCCTGCATATCGTGATTCCTGTCGAGGAACGCCAAGGGCGCCGCATTGTTCATGGGCGCGAGTTCCGCCAGCGCGAAAAACGCTACATTTATTACGATGAATGGATCAAGTGGCACAAAGAAGTGCTGCCGCGAAATATCCGCGCAATGAGGCACCACAAGGCTCTTTAGAATTTAGCTCGCTTCGCTCTTAGAACTTTGGTTCGACAGGCTCACCAACCTTTAAGGTCCCTGAGCTTGCCGAAGGGCCAACTAAGTTCTGCCAACTAAGTTCTGCCAACTTAATTAAATATGTCATGAATTTTCTGGAAGAACAGACTCAAGACGCCTGTGGAGTCTCCGTTTTTTTCAAGGGCGTGCTCTGGAGTGTGTACGACAATCACGGATTCGTTCTTGTCGTAGGGAATCGAGAAGTCGATGGAATTGCTGCGTTCTTCGGTGATGCTCATGGCCGCGATGCAAAGGTCTGTCTTTTCATTCACGAGCGACGGAATCAAGATATCGAAGTTCATGTCGGCAAATTTGATATTCTTGTTGAGCATCTTGCCGATTGTGTACATGATGTCGATATCGATTCCCGAAAGTTCGCCCCACTGGTAAAATTCATAAGGCGCATATAGCGCTTCGGTCCCGACAATAAGCGTGTCGCTTCCGACCCAGTCTTGTTGCATGACTCTGACGGCAGACCTGCTTTTAGACCATTTATCCTTGATTCGTTGGATTTCGCCTTTCTTTTCCAAAACTCTGATGCATGAATCGATCCTTGTTTTGAGGGGATTGTTTTTCCTCATGGCAATCCCAAATTCATCCTTGCTCAAGCGGTCCTTCAAAATGGAAAATTCTGAATGGTGTTTGAGGATGGCTTCTGCAACAGAGTAGTCTACAGCAATGGCATCGAGGTCCCTTTCTTCTAATGCTTTTGTCATTTCAGGGATATTTGCGAAATACTGGAGGCGTGGGAGTTTTATCAACTGTTGCACTTGTTCGTCAAGAGTGGCTCCCGTCTGTACACCAACAGTTTTTCCAGATAAGTCGGCAAGCTTGTAGATTTCATCGGACTTTTTGGGTTCAAGGTAAGTCATCTTGGGGACTTTGCTCAAGGAAACTTCTTTGTCGAAATCGCTTTTGCGGACAACGAAAGCTGTTTTGCCGATGTAATAGGGCTTTGAAAATTCGATATCGCTCAAGACGCTTTCAGCTTTGGTGAATGCCGAAATAATGAGGTCCGCTTCGTTGTTTTTGAGGGCTGAGACTAGCTTGTTACGTTCCGTTCTGACAATCTTGGTTTTGATGTTGAGCTTGTCTTCGAGAAGTTTAGAGATATCGATGTCGATACCTACAATTTGACTTCCGTTGATGAACGAAAATGGAGGAACGTCGGCTGAGGTTGCTATTCTCAGGACCTGCTCGGATTCGCTTTCCTTGGTGCTAATAAGTGGATTGGTTTTGGAGTTTTCGTTCCAGTGCTCGTTGAGTTCGGCCAAGGTTCCAGCCGCGTTTAAGCTGTCGATAAACTTGTTGATAATCCCCTTGAGGTTGGGAATAGAGCTGTGTTTGTTCATGCCGATAACGATTTCTTCGGTGATGCCGATATCGTTGGGGATGTAGCTAAGCCCGCTCATGCTGTCGTTAAAGGTGTGGGTGAGGATGGTTTCGTTGTAGGCGAGCGCATCGATTTCCCCGACTTGGAGTGCAAAGTAGGCGGTAATCAAGTCCGAATACGGCTTGATTTGTGCTTTGGGAAGCGTTTTTTCAATAGATTCATGAATGCCGGATGATTGCTCGACTCCAACAATGCATTTAGGTGAGTTTGCCTTGGAAGCGGCTGTCAGTTGCTTATTGTAAGTTCCCTTACAGCCTGTATTTATTGCCAAAAACGCACCGATAATAAAATTGAATATTACATAACGTATTTGCATATGTTAAATGTAAGAAATTTAAATAAAAATGCAACAAAAACATAATATTATTCAAATAAAATGTGACCGGCGTTAACCGGTCACCGTTGCAAAAGCAAAATTTTTTTTTCGTTTAAAACTCTGGATAGCCGTCTTTCAAGCTTTCGTTATAGTGCGCGCGTTCACCACCAATGAATTTCGGTCGGGTGCGGGCCGCGATTATCATGGCCTTGCCGATGTGGTTTTGCTTTAGGCGCACGGGCACGGCGACTTCGCGGAGGTGCATGCCGATAAGGGTCCCGCCGATGTCGATTCCTGCGTTTGCCTTGATATGTTCGAGCGCTACGGGAGCCTTGAAGCTTGCGTAGCACGCGGTAGCGAAGGAGCCACCAGCCTTTGGCTGGGGAACGACATTCACGATTTCGGCGTTCGGGACGGCTTCGTGCTCGATGATAATGGCTCGGTTCAAGTGTTCACAGCATTGGGCCGCGATATAGATGCCTTGCGCTCCGAAAATGCTTTGAAGCCCTTCGTAAATTGCTTTCCCGACTTCCGGGACGGAATGGCTACCGACTTGGTTGCCTAAAGTTTCGCTGGTGCTGCAACCGACAACGACGATATCGCCTTTTTTGAGTTTCGCCACTTCGATAAGTTCTGCCGCGACGTTCTTGGCATCGGACTTGATTTGTTCAACAATACTTTTGTCGTCAATTTCGTAAGTAATACCCGCCATCGATTTAGCTCCTGCTGTTTTTTTTTTGCCGTTAAAGATAAATTTTTTTTGGATTTTGTGCAAAAAAAGGCTGATTTATGGCAAAAAAATGAAAGCGTTCTGCCCAAATGCTTCTATTGCAATGTATATTGTTAATATATTGTGTGATTTGGTAATGTAATGAGTGACGAAACAGACTACTCCTCGAGCGTTATAGGCCTTGATCGAAAGAAAATCAAGGATTTCTTTTTGCGGAAACTTCCGGAAATGAAGGAAGCGGTTATTGATGCTATTATTGAAATTTTACCAAGTGTTCCGCACTATCAAGAAGAAAACGATCACTTTACGTTTAGAATTATCATGGGGAACGGAAATCCGCCCATGGGCTGGAACCGCCGTATTTATGATTTTTCGGGTGATTCTCTAGAGAACTTGTTCAAGGAACGTGTCAAGGCGTGTTTGAAGGACGTTATTCATTTTTGCAAGAGCGGTTGTGACCTGATTATCCAGCAGATGCCCGCCCGAGAAAAGGCGGAAATGTCTATCCAGGTGGGGGTGTTCCAGTCGGATTTGGGTAATGCTGGCGAAACGGAACGCGCTCTTCTCGAAAAAGGCTTTTTGCTAATCGAGTGCGTGAACCGTTCCAAGATTTGCATCAATTCGCATACTTCCACTGGCGTGAGCGACCATTTGCTTATCCGTTTTGACTTGGATGAAAATGAATTTTCGGACAATTTGCAAGATAAGGATTTGGATTCGTATCCGAAGGGATTCTGGGCCGGCTTGTTCTCGCAAATCAAGAGGGAAGTTCATGGCACCATTTGCTTGTTCGTAGATCCGTCCTGGAAAGGCAATGAAGACGAAAACTTTGACGCCGGAAAGATAGTCATCGAAGACTACAAGGAAATGCAAATCAAGCCGGATTCCATGCTGGATTCGCAATCGTACCGCGATTTGTACGAACAGAATTTTATTCGTAAGATGTTCATCTCGATGCTCAATTACGATGGCATTACGGTGATTGATACGAGTGGCTGTGTCCGTGCATTCCACTGCTTTGTGTCTATCCATCGAGGAAAGTTTACGTCGGGTGGTGCAAGACACCGTGCTTATAGGGCCTTGGCCAATTTGTTTAAGGATAACGAATATTATAAGGCTCTTTATTTCCAGTCGCAAGAAGGAAACATCAGGTTCTATCACAAGTTCCGTGTTTCTCCGGCGTTTGATTCTGCGGTGATGGATGATTCCGGGGACGAACAGGATAATGTTAAGGCAGTATCGCCCAATGCGGATCATGTGGATGCAAAAACGGCATCGCTTGCTTCGGCTGTCAATGCGGGCGTTACTGAATCTTCTAGTATTGATGAGACGGCTCCGTTGTCGGAATTCCTCAATCGCTTGCGCGATGCGCACTTGGGTATTGACAACTTCTACAATGAACCTAAACCAGCCGAAGATTTGTACAACGCCACTCTCGAAATGACGGATGAATCCTGGGGACGCGTCAATGTGGAACGTATTGTTAACGTGCCGCTTATTTGCTTGATCGGTAACTCGTACGGTTATTCGACGAACGCTGAACCGTTCCTCAAAAAGATACTGGAAAAAATCCCGAATTCCGTTTGGACGATTTACTTGAACAACAAGTGCTACGAGGACTCTTCGCTTTCTTCAACGCTGGGGAGCAAGAACCAGGAAAGCCAGTGGTCCAAGCTCATGAACGAGACCGGCCCTGACGATGCCAATGCAGAAAAGTATGTGACCGATGAATTGGCGGAGCACATCAAGACTGTCTATAAGCACGTGAGCAAACAGTTCGCCGAGAAGTTCGAAGAAGAACGCAACCTCTGGGAAAATTTGTTTAAGGGATACTAGAACTTAGAACTTAGCTCGCTTCGCTCTTAGAACTTAGAGCTTTGGTTCGACAGGCTCACCAACCTTTAAGGTCCCTGCCTGTACTGAGCAAGGTCGAAGTAAGCTTGCCGAAGGGCCAACTAAACTCTGCCAACTAAACTTTTTCGGTTGCTTTCTTTTCCTTGTAGAACAGATACACCATCCACACAAGTCCTGCGAGGATCATCACGGAGCAGAGGGTTTGACCGCGGCTCATGCCAAAGAGATCCACGCGTCCAAGATGGGCGTCCGGCTTGCGGAAAAATTCAATGAAGAAGCGGAATAGACCGTAGCCCATTAAGTAAAGGCAAGGAATCTTGTCGTGAAGTTTTGGAATTTTGCGTAAGTTGTACAAAACGATGAACAACACAACGCCTTCGAAAATCATTTCGTAAAGCTGGCTCGGGTGGTGGAGTATCGGGTTCGCGAGAGTGCTGTCGTGGGCGAGCGGGAACCACATACCGATAGCGCTAGTCGTTGCTTCTCCGAAAAGTTCACCGTTGATGAAGTTGCCCCAGCGGCCCCAGGTGTAGGCAAGCGGTGCGGCAAGCATGGCTAGGTTTAATGTTTTCCAGACGTCGAGCTTGTTGCGCTTTGCGCCGATGCAGAAAAACAAGATGCCCAAAATAAGTCCACCGTGGTAAGACATTCCTGAAATCCCGACAAAGTGGCTGCCGAGTTCATCGTGCGTAAACGGCAAGATGATTTCGAGGGGGTTCGAAAGATAGTAGCCCGGTTTATAGAAGAAAACGTAACCGAGACGGGCGCCGAGCAAGATGCCTGCGATAATCCAGGTGAATATGTTATCGAGCTGTTCCTTGGTGTAACCCAGTTTTTCTTTCTCGCTGATTTTCCACATGGTGAGGTAGGCGGTCACGAACGCAAAAATGTACATGACACCGTACCAGTGGACTGGAAAACCAACGAAAGGAATCGTGAAGGCTATTCCGTCGAAGTAAGTCGGTATTAAGTTCCACCAAGATAATTCCATAATGTTCCTGCTTCTTTTGTGTTCAAATCTAAATTATTTTTTTTGTTCGAGGTTTTGGTGCGCCCAATAGTTGATGACTGTTGCTGCGACCTGCGTTGCCGGTTGCGAACGAATTTCTTTGTGCATCTGCATGACGATGACGACAATGGATTTGCTCGGGTTCGCCCTGGATTCGGCAAATCCCATGAACCAGTCGTAACGGCCTGCAGGATCTTTCCCGTCGAGCGAGCCAGTTTTTCCGCCGAGGCGGAGCGCTTCGAAGTTTTTCTTTGCCATGTTCTTTGTGGACATGTGCTTGTGGGCTGTGCCTTGCGCTACTGATCGGAGCATGGATTCGCGGAGACCATAGTAGGTGTTTTCAGTGAATTTTCCGATGTCAAGCGCGAGTGACCGTTGCGGGGCGAATGGCGCCATGTCGCGAGCCCATGGGATTTGGAGCGGCTTCTTTGTGAGGATAGCGCGGACTTGCGCTGCGGCAAGAAGCGGCGTGAGTGTTGTCGATGTTGTAAAACCGCAGGCGACTTCGGCAAGGCCGTAGCCTGTGTCCGGGGCGGTGTAGCTCGATGCGTTCGGGGCGTTGCCCGGGAAGCGCTTGTTGTAACCTAGCTTTGCGGCGGCAGAGAGCAGGCGCTTTGCGCCGACTGATTTTCCGACGATGGCCATCGGCGGGTTCGCGGAGCGGGCAAACGCTTCGGAAAGTTCCATCGTGGGGCCTTTATATTTTTCGGGAACGCGGAGCTGGTTCAAGTAGAGCGTGTGGTGGCGCCCCATCATCGGGATACGTGTGTTGAGCGAATAGCGGTTGCTTTCCATGGCGGCGGCGATGGTTACAAGCTTTGCAAGGGATGCCGCGGGGAAGGTGGGACGCCCAATCCAGTCGGGCCTGTTTTGTATTTTGCCGTCGCGGCGTTCACCCCAGGCAATGATTTCGTTTGTCTTTGTATCGACGACGAGGATGATGCCCAAGTCCGGGTGGTAGCGACGTAATAAAATGTCAATTTTTTCAGCGAGGAAGGGATTCTTTTGCGACTTGATGTGGAGCGTGTCGCGGACGTTGTTTGTGCTGCCTGCGGTTCCGGTGCTGTCGAGAGACTTGTCGAAGTCGTTGTCTTCGATTCCGGTGAGGGCGGCAAGTCCGTTGGGGTTTTCGCTAACAATGGAATCGAATGCGTTTGTGTCGCTAAAGTCGGTTATAAAGGCGGCTGTGTCGGCTAGCGAATCTATGGCTAGCGCTGTCTCTTGTTTTTCGACGGTTGGCGCTACCTCGTCTTTCGTGGAACAATGAACAATGGCTACAATAATCAATATAAGAACGGTAATCGCGATGGCGCGGTTACGCATTCTTTGTGCGTAGGGGAGTCTTTCCATGGAGTTACTTGAAGAATGTCTTTCTGTAGTAAGCGAGTTCGGCAATACTTTCGCGGATGTCGTTTAACGCTTCGTGGCGCTTTTCTTTTTGAAATTCTTCGAACTCTGGATACCAGCGGAACG
It contains:
- the lgt gene encoding prolipoprotein diacylglyceryl transferase, whose translation is MELSWWNLIPTYFDGIAFTIPFVGFPVHWYGVMYIFAFVTAYLTMWKISEKEKLGYTKEQLDNIFTWIIAGILLGARLGYVFFYKPGYYLSNPLEIILPFTHDELGSHFVGISGMSYHGGLILGILFFCIGAKRNKLDVWKTLNLAMLAAPLAYTWGRWGNFINGELFGEATTSAIGMWFPLAHDSTLANPILHHPSQLYEMIFEGVVLFIVLYNLRKIPKLHDKIPCLYLMGYGLFRFFIEFFRKPDAHLGRVDLFGMSRGQTLCSVMILAGLVWMVYLFYKEKKATEKV
- a CDS encoding penicillin-binding transpeptidase domain-containing protein, which gives rise to MERLPYAQRMRNRAIAITVLILIIVAIVHCSTKDEVAPTVEKQETALAIDSLADTAAFITDFSDTNAFDSIVSENPNGLAALTGIEDNDFDKSLDSTGTAGSTNNVRDTLHIKSQKNPFLAEKIDILLRRYHPDLGIILVVDTKTNEIIAWGERRDGKIQNRPDWIGRPTFPAASLAKLVTIAAAMESNRYSLNTRIPMMGRHHTLYLNQLRVPEKYKGPTMELSEAFARSANPPMAIVGKSVGAKRLLSAAAKLGYNKRFPGNAPNASSYTAPDTGYGLAEVACGFTTSTTLTPLLAAAQVRAILTKKPLQIPWARDMAPFAPQRSLALDIGKFTENTYYGLRESMLRSVAQGTAHKHMSTKNMAKKNFEALRLGGKTGSLDGKDPAGRYDWFMGFAESRANPSKSIVVIVMQMHKEIRSQPATQVAATVINYWAHQNLEQKK
- a CDS encoding TIGR01440 family protein; this translates as MAGITYEIDDKSIVEQIKSDAKNVAAELIEVAKLKKGDIVVVGCSTSETLGNQVGSHSVPEVGKAIYEGLQSIFGAQGIYIAAQCCEHLNRAIIIEHEAVPNAEIVNVVPQPKAGGSFATACYASFKAPVALEHIKANAGIDIGGTLIGMHLREVAVPVRLKQNHIGKAMIIAARTRPKFIGGERAHYNESLKDGYPEF